A window of the Narcine bancroftii isolate sNarBan1 chromosome 4, sNarBan1.hap1, whole genome shotgun sequence genome harbors these coding sequences:
- the LOC138761491 gene encoding uncharacterized protein has product MRDKEMQYRDVLAIFEEFGLPDNPPIMAPVEIACRPPPYAYVESQGTPDTPDGTQESRPLYPDIETLGHDRNIGNRDMSDKVQAPLLKIEGGVIDVETPAGSKKIEKDLETQKRNMKKVQDNVKNLNKDVIVLGQTSKEQKELMVDVLKEMEKITPTLSAELQAGGTVIGIKDEKCSTDEETRYDPPWEKSSIKELRREKSRHARLDIVRTKEKDVKPLDSNRKNYLRDERERYTFDSETSEPDGDSDSSDEEVSEQGGINTCIPRVKKEQKSPKLRYQCPLLITGQGNQKYVPWSRMDLESLMKKLPPLSNGAGSWISCFERETCQEQLALADVRTIMIKIKAEGALKQIERILRSSKLGDEIEFDPLRNRFWEALRETFPTPYSLDALGTLQLKEGKTEMIHCPFIFVGKEGIAAMVVMTEEQME; this is encoded by the coding sequence atgagagacaaggagatgcagtaccgcgatgtcctagctatattcgaagaatttggtctccctgataacccacctattatggcccctgtagaaatagcttgtagacccccgccctatgcatatgtggagtcacaaggtacccctgacaccccagacgggacccaggagtcacgtcccttgtatccagatattgaaacactgggacatgacagGAACATTGGGAATAGGGACATGTCAgacaaggtacaggcccctttactaaaaatagaagggggagtaatagatgtcgagacccccgcgggatccaagaaaatagaaaaagacttagagacgcagaaaaggaacatgaaaaaggttcaggataacgttaaaaacttaaacaaagatgtgattgtgctggggcagaccagcaaggaacaaaaagaattaatggtagatgtattgaaagaaatggaaaagataactccaacactgtcagcagaactccaagctggaggaacagtaataggaataaaggacgaaaagtgtagtacagatgaggaaacgagatatgaCCCACCATGGGAGAAAAGTAGCATTAAAGAACTCAGGAGggagaagagtagacatgcccgcctggacatagttaggacaaaagagaaagacgTGAAGCCACTAGACTCTAACCGAAAAAATTATCTTAGAGACGAGCGTGAACGATATACCTTTGACTCTGAGACATCAGAacctgacggggacagtgacagtagtgacgaagaggtgtctgaacagggTGGAATAAATACatgtattccaagagtaaaaaaggaacagaaatccccaaaattgagatatcaatgcccattgctgatcacggggcagggaaatcaaaaatatgtaccctggtcacgaatggacttagagagtctaatgaaaaaacttcctccattgagtaatggggctggtTCATGGatctcttgttttgagcgagaaacttgtcaagaacaattagcactcgcagatgtcagaactatcatgataaaaataaaggcagaaggggccctgaagcaaatagagagaatccttagaagtagtaaattgggggatgaaatagaatttgacccacttcgaaatagattttgggaagcacttagagaaacattccctacaccctatagtttggacgccttgggtaccctccaactaaaagaagggaagacagaaatgatacattgtccatttatctttgtgggtaaggagggaatagctgctatggttgtcatgacagaagaacaaatggagtag